The segment GTAAATTCGCTTGGGTCTAATTTATAATCTTGTGCTAAGCGATCTTTCCAGTCGATCAGCTCGCCGATCATTTCGATCCCGGTAAAGCCGGAACCACAGACCACAAATGTCAGCATTGCTTTGCGTTTTGCTGCGTCAGGTTCTAACGCTGCTTTGGCAACTGTTGTTTCGATATGTTCACGAATTCTTACAGAATCTTCGAAAGACCATAATGTGAAGCCGTGTTCTTTAACACCAGGTGTGCCGAAGTCGTTAGGTTCGCCCCCCATGCCGATCACGACATAGTCGAAAGGATATGCGCCATTTTTTGTTTGGACGATCTTTTTATCTTTATCGATTCCAGTAACTGTATCAGTGACTAGTTTCACGTTTTTCTTACGTGAGAATAAATGTTGAAGATCATATTGAATTGCTGTTGGTTCCACACGTCCGCCAGCTACTTCATGCAATTCGGTCATCATTGTGTGGTAAGAATGACGATCGATCAAAGTTATCTCGACATCATTGTCTTTTTTCAGCTTTTTCGCCATGTATTTGGTAGCTGAAACTCCTGCATAACCAGCACCGACAACGACAATATTTTTCTTTGCCATTGGTAATCCGCTCCTTAGAAATATTGAATTATGATAATTAGTACACAATCTATTACATTATATAGACATCTTACTCATTTGTCTAATTCATTTTGCAAAAAAATGCGGGATTTTCAATCATATCTTGCAAAACACCCATGCTGACACCTTTTGTAAGAAAACGGTTGACTTATTTTTAATATGATTTAAAATGTTAATTGTATCACAATGTTAAGTTTGTGAGCGAACTTATCTAGAGGAAAAGAGGAATAGAGATGAAATCAAGAAAATTTATGGTAGGGGTTACAACGTTGGCTTTCTCAGCATTATTATTGGGAGCGTGCGGTGCTGACAACGCATCAGACGATACAGCAGCGACTACTACAAATACTTCACAAACAGCCGACACTGAAGAATCAGCTGCTACTGAAGAATCAGCTGCTACTGAAGAATCAGCGGCCAAAGTCATTGCAGGAGCACCAATGCAAGACGGTACTTACACATTGAAAGAAAAAAATGACAAAAACGGCTACCATACAGAATTCTCGATCACTGTCAAAGACGGCAAGATCACAGAATCAAACTATGACAACGTGAATGCAGACGGCAAATCGAAAGTAGATGACGCTGACTACAATAAAAATATGAAAGACAAAGCAGGGATCGCACCAGAAGAGTTCATCCCTAAATTCAACGAAGAATTAGTTGCAAAACAAGATCCTTCTGCTATCGAAGTCGTTTCTGGCGCAACTCATTCATTTGATTCTTTCCAAAACTACGCACAACAATTGATCCAAGCAGCGCAAGCAGGCAACACAGATGTGATCGAGATCGATAATGGTGCAGAACTTAAAGACGGCACTTACACATTGAAAGAAAAGAATGATAAAAACGGTTATCATGTTGAATTTTCAATCACTGTCAAAGACGGAAAAGTGACAGAATCAAACTATGACAACGTGAATGCAGACGGCGAATCGAAAAAAGACGATGCTGACTACAATAAAAACATGAAAGACAAAGCAGGGATCGCACCAGAAGAATTCATTCCTAAATTCAACGAAGAATTAGTTGCAGCAATGGGTGAAGAAGAAGGCAGTCCTGCGAACATGGATGTTGTTTCCGGCGCAACTCACAGCTTCCATACTTTCGTTATCTACGCACAACAATTGCTGAATGCCGCTGAAAAAGGCGACACAGCTGTTATCGAAGTTGATAACTTCGTAACTGAATAAAAGCGACTGGCTTAAAAGAGGCTGGGGCATAAGTTCAACGCTAATCAAACTATCCGAATCACAAAATACGCAAGTGCACACGAAGATGCAGTGTGAAGCTGTTATCTAGCAGAAGCGTTCCAGGTGGTTCGGAAAGATTAGCGTGATAGACTTATGTTTCAGGCTTTTTTTTATAAAAAAACAAAAAACTACCGTATAATTTTCTCATTTTCAAGAGGATTCTCTTTAGCTATGCGTGTTTTTTCACATAAAAGGCAGAAGAATGAGAGAGAAGGCTTTTCAACAGTACCAAAAGAAGCTATCATAAGGAGGTCAAAAGCACAGAAATGAAAAGGGGAACGATATGAAGAAACAGATTGGTTTAGTCGGCATCTTATTGATGATGGCACTGATGGTTTTAGGCGCCTGTGGACAGAAAGAAGCGCCCAAGCTGCTGGAGGAACCTTATTATCAGGAAAAATTTCTTTTAGGTACCTATACACGTATCCGGGTTTATGATGAAGGAAAAGAAGAAGCACTGAAACCGGCATTTGCGCGAATCAAAGAACTCGGCGACAAGATCACTATCAATCAAAAAGGATCCGAGATCGACGAACTGAACGCACAGGCGGGGATCAAGCCGGTGAAAGTCTCAAAAGACATTTACTATTTGCTGAAAGAAGCTTATGAATATACGGAAGAAACAGATGAAGCCTTCAATATGGCGATCGGTGCCATCACGCAATTATGGCGGATCGGATTTGACGATGCCCGCAAACCGTCTCAAGCAGAGATCGATGAGGCATTGAAACACATCGATTATCGCAAGATCGAATTCAATGATAAGGATCAGACAGTCTTTCTAAAAGAAAAAGGCATGATCGTCGATCTGGGAGCGATCGCTAAAGGATATATCACAGATGAAGTCGTTAAAGTCTTGAAAAAAGAAGGCGTGACTTCTGCGATCGTCGATCTTGGGGGTAATGTATATGTCTTAGGTCACAGTCCGCGGGGAGAAAAAACACCTTGGAACATCGGTATCCAAGATCCGAACAAATCACGAGGTTCGATCGTCGGCAGCATCAAAGAAACCAATAAAACGGTGGTAACTTCTGGTATTTATGAACGCTATTTAGAAGTCGATGGAAAGACATATCATCATATTTTCAATTCCAAAACCGGCTATCCTTACGACAATGATATAGCTGGTGTTTCGATCATTACGAATAAATCCATCGATGGCGACGGTTTGTCTACTTCAGTGTTTGCAATGGGAGTCAAAGAAGGGCTGGAATACATTGAAGACATGGACGATGGTACCAACGCGATCTTTATCACTAAAGAAGACAAGGTCTATGTTACAAAAGGGATCCAAAATAATTTCGAATTAGATAAAAATTCTGGTTATACGATGGGTAACCGGGATGAATTGAAGTAGGAGGCGCGGCATGTCGCTGAAAGTATTTTTAGAAGTCGTAGAGATCAAGACGAAAATCGCCAGTCTTTTTCCGTTTTTGATCGGAGTGTTGTTTTCGATCAATTTCTTTCATCAAATTAACGTGCTGAATACAGTATTGTTTTTTATCGGGATGCTGATCTTTGATTTGACGACGACCGCTATCAACAATTATATGGATTTTGAAAAAGCCAAGTCGCAAGAATATAAATTCCAGCAAAATGTCATCGGCAGAGAAGGGCTGAAACCCAGCATGATCCGCAATATGATTCTTGGGATGCTGGCCTTTGTCTTGGTGATGGGGATTCTGTTGACGATCCGCACCGGCTGGCTGTTGTTTGTAATGGGATTTGTCTGCTGCTTTATCGGTGTTTTTTATACCTATGGGCCGGTCCCATTGTCGCGGATGCCGTTAGGAGAAGTCTTCAGCGGTGTTACCATGGGTCTGGGGATCTTTGCAATGGTAGTCTATGTGAATACGATGGATCCAACGATCTTTTACTTATCTTTGCAGTTGGGCAAAGGATCTTTCGCATTGACCGGCAATATCTGGCAGATCTTTGCGATGGTCTGGGCTTCATTGCCGTTGATCTTCACCATCGCCAATATCATGTTAGCCAATAATCTGCGGGATCTGGAGACCGATATCCAAAATCATCGGTACACACTGGTTTATTATATTGGACGAGAAACGGGCATTCGTTTGTTTTCCGTCTTGATGTATGGCTGTTATGCGGTTTTATTGATCGGCGTTTTGGCACGAGTCTTCGATTGGCCAGTCTTGTTGGCTTTATTGACATTTCCGAAGGTCCAAAGTCATTTGCGGGCACATCGCAAGGAATTGCCTCATCCCCACAGCTTCGTTTATTCCTTGAAAAACATGGTGCTCTTTAACAGCGCTTATGCGGCTGGTCTGTTGCTGTCGATTTTCTGGCAGCTTTGGGTAGGCTAATCTTTCAAAAGAAAAAACATCTGAATGTTAGCGACAGTTCCTGCAATCATGGGAACTTTCGACAGCTGACATTCGGATGTTTTTTTGCTTTGGTCTTATTCGATAGCTTGCAGACTGATCTCGCCAGAAGACAACGTAAAGGTCTTTTCAGCTGTCTCTACTACTAATTCGCCGCGGTCAGTGATAGCAGATGCCCGACCACTGTAAGTTTTTCCCTGTTGCGTAAAATGCACGGTTTTTCCTAAAACAAAAGATTTTTCCCGATAAGTCGATAGGTAATCGGAAGCTGGTTGAGACAATAAACGGAAAAAGTTTTCCCAGATGGTATGGATCAGCTGGTTGCGCAAAACAGGAGCAGACGCAGGGAAGATCGAACCGGCTTTTTCTTGAAGTTCCAGCGGAAAGTCAGCGTCAGGGATCGAAAAATTGATTCCCATGCCGATGATCACTTGAGAGATCGTGCCGCTTTCAAAATCACTGGTAGCTTCGGAAAGGATACCGCAAACTTTTTTTCCATCTAAATAAATATCATTGACCCATTTGATCGTTGATGTCTTGCCAGATAGGGCATCGATGGCTTGGCTGACTGCCACTGCCGCCAAGAGCGTGTATTGAGGCAGCTCGGCAAAACTTTGGTTCGGCTGCAGCAACAGGCTCATGTAGATGCCGCCGCCTTTTGGTGCGAAAAAGGGACGACCGAAGCGACCGTGAGCGCCGGATTGAGCATCTGCTACGATCAGTAAAGGGGCAGTCTTACCTTGTGCGGCGGCTGCTTTAGCGTCTTGCATCGTGGATTGAGAATTTTCCAAGATCTCCACCTCTAAAAACGAGAGTGTGCCGCCTTTGATCTCCAGCGGATCCAAAATATCTGATGGCAAGTAACGATAGCCGCTAGCGGCATGTTCGAAACGGTAGCCTTCTTTTTCCAATTCGCGAATGGCTTTCCAGACTGCTGTGCGAGATACTTCCAGCTGCTGCGCCAGTTTTTCTCCAGAGAGGACTGTTTCGGTTTGCTTCAACAATTGCAATACTTTTTGTTTGGTGGTCATCCTCATGTTGATCGCCTTTCTTTGAGCGCTGTCTAGCGCTTTTTTCTTGCTTTCAGTGTAACAAAAACACCAAAGGAGCGCACGAGAATTCTGCAACAGCCGTCGAATATCCCCGAAAATCCATCCTTAGATGAAAGAACAAAGAAGCAGAGAAAATGATTTTCAATGAAAGCTTGACATTCTAATGAAAAGCAGATATAATCATTAGTTGCAAAAACTATCTGACAAACAAGAAAGTAGAAACGAAATATTGTCCGTTTCGGCTTACATAGGCAAAGCAAAAGTAGAAGGTATCAAAAAATGAAACGTTCTATTTTTGGTTTTTTTTATGTCCAAAAGCCGCAAAAAATACTTTTTGTTACTTAAATTTAATATTTGTAATATTTTTGTAACGAAAAGTCGGATAGCCTTTTTGAACGAATTTTAGAGGGGTGAAGAGCTTGGCTGGACACGTAGTAAAATACGGAAAGCACCGCGAACGCAGAAGTTTCGCACGAATCAGTGAAGTATTGGAATTACCGAATTTGATCGAAATTCAAACAGACTCTTACCAATGGTTTTTAGATGAAGGATTAAGAGAAATGTTTGAAGACATCTTGCCAATTGATGACTTCAACGGCAACCTATCGTTGGAATTTGTTGACTATGAATTGAAAGAACCAAAGTACACAGTAGAAGAAGCACGGGCACATGACGCCAACTACTCAGCGCCATTACACGTGACATTGCGTTTGACGAACCGTGAAACCGGCGAAATCAAAGCACAAGAAGTCTTCTTTGGCGACTTCCCGCTGATGACCGAACAAGGAACATTTATCATCAACGGGGCAGAACGGGTTATTGTTTCTCAATTGGTTCGTTCACCAGGTGTATATTTCCACGGCAAAGTAGACAAAAACGGCAAAGAAGGTTTCGGATCTACCGTGATCCCGAACCGCGGCGCATGGTTGGAAATGGAAACTGACGCTAAAGACATCTCTTATGTACGTATCGACCGGACACGTAAAATTCCTTTAACTGTCTTGGTTCGTGCATTAGGTTTTGGTTCAGATGACACGATTTTTGAAATTTTCGGCGAAAGTGAATCATTACGCAACACCATCGAAAAAGACTTGCATAAAAATGCCAGCGATTCTCGGACAGAAGAAGGTTTGAAAGACGTTTACGAACGTTTGCGTCCAGGCGAACCAAAAACCGCTGACAGCTCAAGAAACTTGCTGAACGCGCGTTTCTTTGATCCAAAACGTTATGACCTTGCAAATGTTGGTCGTTACAAAGTAAATAAAAAATTAGATCTGCGTACTCGTTTATTGAACCTGACATTGGCTGAAACATTGGTCGATCCTGAAACCGGCGAAATCATCGTTGAAAAAGGAACCGTGTTGACTCACCAAGTGATGGATACATTAGGCGAACATTTAGTGAACGGATTGAATTCAGTAACTTACTATCCATCAGAAGATGGTGTGGTAACTGATCCAATGACAGTTCAAGTGATCAAGGTCTTCTCACCAAGAGATCCTGAACGGGAAATCAACGTGATCGGCAACGGTTATCCAGATACGATGACCAAAACGATCCGTCCAGCTGATATCATCGCTTCTATGAGTTATTTCTTTAACTTGATGGAAGGCATCGGCAACGTGGATGACATCGACCACTTGGGAAATCGTCGGATCCGTTCCGTTGGTGAATTATTACAAAACCAATTCCGAATCGGACTAGCACGGATGGAACGTGTCGTTCGTGAACGGATGTCGATCCAAGATACAGAAACATTGACACCTCAACAATTGATCAATATCCGTCCAGTTGTAGCAAGTATCAAAGAATTCTTTGGTTCTTCACAGTTGTCACAGTTCATGGACCAAACCAATCCTCTGGGAGAATTGACTCACAAACGTCGTCTTTCAGCCTTAGGACCTGGCGGTTTGACTCGTGACCGTGCCGGATATGAAGTGCGGGACGTTCACTATTCCCACTATGGCCGTATGTGTCCGATCGAAACGCCTGAAGGACCGAATATCGGTCTGATCAACAGTTTGGCTTCTTATGCGAAAGTCAACAAATACGGCTTTATCGAAACACCATATCGCCGTGTTGATCGTGAAACAGGACGCGTTACTGACCAAATCGATTACTTGACTGCTGACATCGAAGACCACTATGTAGTAGCGCAAGCAAACAGTAAATTGAATGAAGACGGAACTTTTGCCGAAAATGTGGTAATGGCTCGGGCAACTTCTGAAAACTTGGAAGTTTCTATCGATAAAGTCGATTACATGGACGTTTCGCCAAAACAAGTTGTTGCGGTCGCGACTGCTTGTATCCCGTTCTTAGAAAACGATGACTCCAACCGTGCCTTGATGGGTGCCAACATGCAGCGTCAAGCTGTGCCGTTGATCAACCCTAAATCTCCTTGGGTAGGAACTGGTATGGAATACAAATCCGCCCATGACTCAGGTGCCGCTTTGCTATGTAAGCATGACGGTGTCGTAGAATACGTTGATGCTTCCGAAGTCCGCGTACGTCGCGACAATGGCGCATTGGATGTCTACTCTGTAACAAAATTCCGCCGTTCCAACTCTGGTACCAGCTACAACCAACGTCCATTAGTGACTTTAGGTGAAAAAGTAGAAAAAGGCGATACATTAGCCGACGGACCATCAATGGAAAACGGTGAAATGGCGCTTGGACAAAACGTCTTGGTAGCCTTCATGACATGGGAAGGTTACAACTATGAAGATGCTATCATCATGAGCCGTCGTCTAGTAAAAGACGATGTCTATACTTCGGTCCATATCGAAGAATATGAATCAGAAGCACGTGATACTAAATTAGGACCTGAAGAAATCACACGGGAAATCCCGAACGTCGGGGAAGACGCATTGAAAGACCTAGACGAAATGGGGATCATCCGCATCGGTGCGGAAGTTCACGATGGTGATCTATTGGTCGGAAAAGTTACACCAAAAGGCGTGACTGAATTATCCGCTGAAGAACGCTTATTACATGCGATCTTTGGTGAAAAAGCCCGCGAAGTCCGCGATACTTCTTTACGCGTACCTCACGGCGGCGGCGGGATCGTCCATGATGTGAAGATCTTTACCCGCGAAGCCGGCGACGAATTGTCTCCAGGCGTGAACATGCTGGTACGGGTCTACATCGTGCAAAAACGTAAGATCCACGAAGGCGATAAGATGGCGGGTCGTCACGGTAACAAAGGGGTTGTTTCCCGGATCATGCCGGAAGAAGATATGCCGTTCTTGCCAGACGGTACACCAGTCGACATCATGTTGAATCCTTTAGGGGTGCCATCACGGATGAACATCGGACAAGTATTGGAATTGCACTTAGGGATGGCTGCTCGTCAATTAGGCATCCACGTTGCAACACCAGTCTTCGATGGAGCGACTGATGAAGATGTTTGGGCAACAGTTAAAGAAGCTGGTATGGCCAGCGATGCGAAAACTGTTTTATACGATGGACGCACCGGTGAACCATTTGACGGCCGGATCTCTGTCGGCGTAATGTACATGATCAAATTGGCCCACATGGTTGATGACAAATTGCATGCCCGTTCGATCGGACCATACTCTCTTGTTACGCAACAACCATTGGGTGGTAAAGCACAATTTGGTGGACAACGTTTCGGGGAAATGGAAGTTTGGGCACTGGAAGCTTACGGTGCCGCTTATACCTTGCAAGAAATCTTGACCTACAAATCAGATGACGTAGTCGGACGGGTGAAAACCTACGAAGCGATCGTCAAAGGGGAACCAATTCCAAAACCAGGCGTACCGGAATCATTCCGCGTCTTGGTAAAAGAATTGCAATCTCTCGGCTTGGATATGCGTGTCTTGGACATCGACGAAGCCGAAATCGAATTGCGGGACATGGACGATGACGATGATGATCTGATCACCGTTGACGCGTTGACCAAATTCGCTGAACAACAATCAGCAAAAGAATTAGAACAACAAGCTGCAGAAAAAGCACAAGCAGATCAAGCGATGCTGGATCAAGAGATCGAAACTGCAGAAGACAACGATTAAAAACTGACGGCTGCTAAACAGCCCCAGTATTATAAGTGCTGAAGGTCGCGTCAGAGCTTTCTGGATTATCAGAAAGCTGGCGCTGACCGAATCAGTACGAACTTGCTTGCCATGAAATGAAATGGAGGGAACCCCTTTTGATCGATGTAAATAAATTCGAAAGTATGCAAATAGGCTTGGCTTCTCCCGAAAAAATCAGAAGCTGGTCTTATGGTGAAGTTAAAAAACCTGAGACTATCAACTATCGTACGTTAAAACCTGAACGCGAAGGTCTATTTGACGAGCGTATTTTCGGCCCAACGAAAGACTGGGAATGTGCGTGTGGGAAATACAAACGTATCCGTTACAAAGGGATCGTCTGTGACCGTTGTGGTGTAGAAGTGACTCGTTCTAAAGTCCGCCGCGAACGGATGGGACATATCGAACTAGCAGCGCCAGTATCACACATCTGGTACTTCAAAGGTATTCCTTCACGTATGGGTCTAGTCTTAGACATGAGCCCACGTGCGTTGGAAGAAATCATCTACTTCGCTTCCTACGTAGTGATCGAACCAGGCGACACCAACTTAGAGAAAAAACAATTATTGACTGAACGTGAATACCGCGAAAAACGCGAACAATACGGTCAAGGCTTTACCGCTGCTATGGGTGCGGAAGCCATCAAACAATTGCTGGACGCAGTCGATTTAGACAGCGAAGCAGCAGAATTAAAAGAAGAATTGAAAACTGCTTCTGGTCAAAAACGGACAAGAGCGATCCGTCGTTTGGACATCTTGGAAGCTTTCCGGGCTTCCGGCAACAAACCAAGCTGGATGGTCATGGATGTTGTGCCAGTTATCCCTCCTGATTTGCGTCCAATGGTGCAATTAGAAGGCGGACGGTTTGCAACTAGTGACTTGAACGATTTGTATCGTCGTGTCATCAACCGTAACAACCGTTTGAAACGTTTATTAGACTTGAACGCACCGAACATCATCGTTCAAAATGAAAAACGGATGCTGCAAGAAGCGGTTGACGCATTGATCGACAACGGTCGTCGTGGACGTCCAGTTACTGGTCCAGGTAACCGTCCATTGAAATCTCTTTCTCACATGCTGAAAGGTAAACAAGGTCGTTTCCGTCAAAACTTGCTAGGAAAACGTGTCGACTACTCCGGACGTTCCGTTATCGTTGTTGGACCTTTCCTAAAAATGTACCAATGCGGTCTGCCAAAAGAAATGGCGATCGAATTGTTCAAACCATTCGTTATGCGGGAATTGGTTTCTCGTGAATTGGCATCAAACATCAAAAACGCCAAACGTAAGATCGAACGTCAAGAAGACGAAGTTTGGGATGTTTTGGAAGATGTTATCAAAGAACACCCAGTACTTTTGAACCGGGCACCTACATTGCACAGATTAGGTATCCAAGCCTTCGAACCTGTCTTGGTTGAAGGTCGTGCGATCCGTTTGCACCCATTGGTTTGTGAAGCCTACAATGCCGATTTCGATGGAGACCAAATGGCGGTCCACGTACCATTGAATGAAGAAGCTCAAGCTGAAGCACGGATGCTGATGCTGGCTGCTCAAAACATCTTGAACCCTAAAGACGGTAAACCAGTTGTTACTCCTTCTCAAGATATGGTTTTAGGTAACTACTACTTGACGATGGAAGAAGAAGGCCGTGAAGGCGAAGGTATGCTGTTCCGGGATATGGATGAAGCTGTGACTGCATGGCGCAACGGCTACGTGCATTTACACTCACGTATCGCTGTAGATCCACGAGCACTAGGTGAAAAACCATTTACTGAAGAACAAAAATCTCGTTTGATGGTAACGACGGTAGGTAAAGTGATCTTCAACTCGATCATGCCGCCAGAATTCCCATACTTAAACGAACCAACTGATTTCAACTTGACTGTCCAAACACCAGACAAATACTTCGTGGAAGCAGGAACAGATATTCCAGCCTTCATCAAGGAACAAGAATTGGTGGGACCATTCAAGAAGAAAAATCTAGGAAACATCATTGCGGAAGTCTTCAAACGTTTCAAAGTTACTGAAACCTCTATGATGCTTGACCGCATGAAAGATTTAGGGTACAAACATTCGACACATGCCGGTATTACCGTAGGGATCGCGGATATCATGGTCCTTAGCGAAAAACACGACATTATCGAAAATGCCCACAAACAAGTCGAAACGATCACAAAACAATTCCGTCGCGGTTTGATCACTGACGACGAACGTTATGAACGTGTAATCGGCGTTTGGAACGCTGCCAAAGATGAAATCCAACAAAAATTGATGGAATCATTGGATGCGAAAAACCCAATCTTCATGATGTCCGATTCCGGAGCCCGTGGTAACATCTCCAACTTTACTCAGCTTGCTGGGATGCGTGGATTGATGGCTGCGCCAAACGGCCGGATCATGGAATTGCCGATCATCTCCAACTTCCGTGAAGGACTTTCTGTCTTGGAAATGTTTATCTCTACTCACGGTGCCCGTAAAGGGATGACCGATACCGCCTTGAAGACTGCCGACTCAGGTTACTTGACTCGTCGTTTGGTTGACGTGGCGCAAGATGTCATCATCCGTGAAGAAGACTGCGGCTCAGACCGCGGCTTGGATATCCGAGCAATCCGTGAAGGCAACGAAATCATCGAATCATTGGAAGAACGCTTGGTGGGACGTTATACCCGCAAATCTGTCGTTCATCCTGAAACTGGCGAAGTGATCGTCGGCAACGATGAAATCATCACAGAAGATCTTGCAAAACAAATCGTAGACGCAGGTATCGAAACTGTTTCGATCCGTTCCGTCTTCACATGTAATACAAAACATGGTGTATGTAAACATTGTTATGGACGCAACTTGGCAACTGGCAGCGAAGTCGAAGTCGGCGAAGCAGTAGGTACCATCGCAGCGCAATCTATCGGTGAACCTGGTACACAGTTGACCATGCGTACATTCCATACCGGTGGGGTTGCCGGAGACGATATCACACAAGGTTTGCCTCGTGTCCAAGAAATCTTCGAAGCTCGTAATCCTAAAGGGCAAGCAGTCATCACTGAAGTTACCGGTGAAGTCATCGATATCTCAGAAGATGCCGCAACTCGTACCAAAGAAGTAACCATCAAAGGACAAACCGATACTCGGACTTATACAGTACCATTCACTGCCCGGATGAAAGTCGCAGAAGGCGATTATATCCACCGCGGTGCACCATTGACTGAAGGTTCGATCGATCCAAAACAATTATTGCAAGTCCGCGATGTGCTGTCTGTTGAAAACTACTTGCTACGTGAAGTACAACGTGTTTACCGTATGCAAGGGGTAGAAATCGGCGACAAACATATCGAAGTAATGGTCCGTCAAATGTTGCGTAAAGTTCGTGTCATGGATCCAGGCGATACTGATATCTTACCAGGTACTTTATTGGATATCGCTGATTTCAAAGACCGCAACTACAACACATTGGTTGCCGGCGGTGTTCCTGCAACAAGCCGTCCAGTCTTGCTTGGTATCACTAAAGCATCATTGGAAACAAACAGCTTCTTGTCAGCCGCTTCCTTCCAAGAAACGACGCGTGTCTTGACTGACGCAGCTATCCGCGGCAAGAAAGATCCACTGCTTGGCTTGAAAGAAAATGTTATCATCGGTAAGATCATCCCAGCTGGTACTGGTATGGCTCGCTACCGTAACATGGAACCAAAAGAAGTCGCTGTAGCCAGCGAAAATGTGTACAGTATCTCTGATATCGAAGCACAAATGGCAGCAGAAGACGCTTTGAATGAACAAGAATAAGGCTTTTAGCCGAAGAAACGGCGCCGCATCGATTACAAATCGATGCGGCGCCGTTTTTTTGATTTACAGTAGTAAGATGACTGCTAATGCGATACTCAAACAAGGTACAAAAGGCAATTCTTTCAATGATTTTTTTACTAGCAGATTGTAAAAAGCAAAGATCAATAAACCGAAGATACTTGCCAATAGCAGCAGCAGACAAAACTCAGTCAACGTCAGCCACGGACTCCATGACAGCAACAATAAAACATCGCCAAAGCCGAACCGTTCCCGATACTTCCATAAGATCACACCGCAAAGCATTAGACAATAAACTACTGTCAACCAGTGAAAAGGCATTTGCGACAGTTGAAGAAGCCAAAGAATGAGACTGCAAGAATAAAAAATCTTAGGTTCTACGATCAAATAA is part of the Enterococcus mediterraneensis genome and harbors:
- the pplA gene encoding extracellular electron transfer flavoprotein PplA; its protein translation is MKSRKFMVGVTTLAFSALLLGACGADNASDDTAATTTNTSQTADTEESAATEESAATEESAAKVIAGAPMQDGTYTLKEKNDKNGYHTEFSITVKDGKITESNYDNVNADGKSKVDDADYNKNMKDKAGIAPEEFIPKFNEELVAKQDPSAIEVVSGATHSFDSFQNYAQQLIQAAQAGNTDVIEIDNGAELKDGTYTLKEKNDKNGYHVEFSITVKDGKVTESNYDNVNADGESKKDDADYNKNMKDKAGIAPEEFIPKFNEELVAAMGEEEGSPANMDVVSGATHSFHTFVIYAQQLLNAAEKGDTAVIEVDNFVTE
- a CDS encoding FAD:protein FMN transferase, which codes for MKKQIGLVGILLMMALMVLGACGQKEAPKLLEEPYYQEKFLLGTYTRIRVYDEGKEEALKPAFARIKELGDKITINQKGSEIDELNAQAGIKPVKVSKDIYYLLKEAYEYTEETDEAFNMAIGAITQLWRIGFDDARKPSQAEIDEALKHIDYRKIEFNDKDQTVFLKEKGMIVDLGAIAKGYITDEVVKVLKKEGVTSAIVDLGGNVYVLGHSPRGEKTPWNIGIQDPNKSRGSIVGSIKETNKTVVTSGIYERYLEVDGKTYHHIFNSKTGYPYDNDIAGVSIITNKSIDGDGLSTSVFAMGVKEGLEYIEDMDDGTNAIFITKEDKVYVTKGIQNNFELDKNSGYTMGNRDELK
- the menA gene encoding 1,4-dihydroxy-2-naphthoate polyprenyltransferase — its product is MSLKVFLEVVEIKTKIASLFPFLIGVLFSINFFHQINVLNTVLFFIGMLIFDLTTTAINNYMDFEKAKSQEYKFQQNVIGREGLKPSMIRNMILGMLAFVLVMGILLTIRTGWLLFVMGFVCCFIGVFYTYGPVPLSRMPLGEVFSGVTMGLGIFAMVVYVNTMDPTIFYLSLQLGKGSFALTGNIWQIFAMVWASLPLIFTIANIMLANNLRDLETDIQNHRYTLVYYIGRETGIRLFSVLMYGCYAVLLIGVLARVFDWPVLLALLTFPKVQSHLRAHRKELPHPHSFVYSLKNMVLFNSAYAAGLLLSIFWQLWVG
- a CDS encoding biotin--[acetyl-CoA-carboxylase] ligase; amino-acid sequence: MTTKQKVLQLLKQTETVLSGEKLAQQLEVSRTAVWKAIRELEKEGYRFEHAASGYRYLPSDILDPLEIKGGTLSFLEVEILENSQSTMQDAKAAAAQGKTAPLLIVADAQSGAHGRFGRPFFAPKGGGIYMSLLLQPNQSFAELPQYTLLAAVAVSQAIDALSGKTSTIKWVNDIYLDGKKVCGILSEATSDFESGTISQVIIGMGINFSIPDADFPLELQEKAGSIFPASAPVLRNQLIHTIWENFFRLLSQPASDYLSTYREKSFVLGKTVHFTQQGKTYSGRASAITDRGELVVETAEKTFTLSSGEISLQAIE